In Porphyrobacter sp. LM 6, one DNA window encodes the following:
- a CDS encoding SRPBCC family protein — protein sequence MTEPDQEPLPYRFDGRPSERAGGGFLLAMLALLLGGLVLLNTGALETSYSGIAFMVIFPFAIGALITGAGMQVYSHYGCIFAPLLIFAVLFPLMHFAGAEGLVCIIMVLPFWLAAGLGGGLATWMIRRHQQRRGDEDSTTRVQVIGLLALPFALLYAEEASPPEWQTRTVVRSVEIAAAPQDVWPLLLSIPAVRADEGLATFTHNVAGIPRPAEARLERRDGALVRVGRWGEDIRFEERVTTLVPGKAIGWHFAFPDTSVQDYTDHHISPDGPMLKISHGGYTLTPLAGGGVRVSLATTYRMRSRLGWYAGLWGEQMLGDVHDNVLAIIKARAEASGR from the coding sequence GTGACCGAGCCCGATCAGGAGCCCCTTCCCTATCGCTTTGACGGCCGTCCGTCCGAGCGCGCCGGCGGCGGCTTCCTGCTCGCCATGCTCGCCCTGCTGCTGGGCGGCCTCGTGCTGCTCAATACCGGCGCGCTCGAGACATCCTATTCGGGCATCGCCTTCATGGTGATTTTCCCCTTCGCGATCGGGGCGCTGATCACGGGCGCGGGGATGCAGGTCTATTCGCATTACGGCTGCATCTTTGCCCCGCTGCTGATCTTCGCCGTGCTGTTCCCGCTGATGCATTTTGCGGGCGCCGAAGGGCTGGTCTGCATCATCATGGTGCTGCCGTTCTGGCTCGCGGCAGGGCTCGGCGGGGGGCTGGCCACATGGATGATCCGCCGCCACCAGCAACGCCGCGGCGACGAGGACAGCACGACGCGGGTGCAGGTCATCGGCCTGCTCGCCCTGCCCTTCGCGCTGCTTTATGCCGAGGAAGCCAGCCCGCCCGAATGGCAGACCCGCACCGTGGTGCGATCAGTCGAGATCGCCGCCGCACCGCAAGATGTCTGGCCTTTGCTGCTGTCGATTCCAGCCGTGCGCGCGGATGAGGGCCTTGCCACCTTCACCCACAATGTCGCCGGCATCCCGCGCCCTGCCGAAGCCCGGCTGGAGCGGCGCGATGGCGCGCTGGTGCGGGTGGGCCGCTGGGGCGAGGATATCCGCTTCGAAGAGCGCGTCACCACGCTGGTTCCCGGCAAGGCGATCGGCTGGCACTTCGCCTTCCCCGATACCTCGGTGCAGGACTACACCGACCACCACATTTCGCCCGATGGCCCGATGCTGAAGATTTCGCATGGTGGCTACACGCTGACGCCGCTGGCGGGCGGCGGTGTGCGGGTGAGCCTTGCCACCACCTACCGCATGCGCAGCCGCCTGGGTTGGTATGCGGGGCTATGGGGGGAACAGATGCTCGGCGATGTGCACGATAACGTGCTTGCCATCATCAAGGCCCGCGCCGAGGCGAGCGGACGGTAA
- the mltG gene encoding endolytic transglycosylase MltG, translating to MRNLALIVLGLVVAGLVLASTFMGSATITKDTNFTIPAGASVSSVAGKLEAEGLISSASGFVLQARIFGSDAPIQAGEFMLTPDMSQGDILDAFQSGDVIRRFVTVPEGMPSILVWERLMAEPLLTGEVDVPPEGSILPDTYAFERGQSRKSLVEQMQAAMDKALAEEWAKRRSGIAVDTMRDALILASVVEKETGKPEERRMVAGLYSNRVRIGMKLQADPTIIYPITKGKPLGRRIRQSEIAAVNGYNTYTKVGLPEGPITNPGRDSIAAVLNPEATSALYMVADGTGGHWFASTLAEHNANVAKWYAIRRERGEM from the coding sequence GTGCGCAATCTCGCGCTGATTGTGCTCGGCCTCGTGGTTGCGGGGCTTGTGCTGGCGTCGACCTTCATGGGTTCGGCGACCATTACCAAGGATACGAACTTCACCATTCCGGCGGGGGCTTCGGTCTCCTCGGTGGCGGGCAAGCTGGAGGCTGAGGGGCTGATTTCCTCGGCCTCGGGCTTCGTCCTGCAAGCGCGCATCTTCGGCTCGGATGCGCCGATCCAGGCGGGCGAGTTCATGCTCACGCCCGATATGAGCCAGGGCGATATCCTCGACGCTTTCCAGTCGGGCGACGTTATCCGCCGCTTCGTCACCGTGCCCGAAGGCATGCCCTCGATCCTCGTGTGGGAACGGCTGATGGCCGAGCCGCTGCTGACCGGCGAGGTCGACGTGCCGCCCGAAGGCTCGATCCTGCCCGATACCTACGCCTTTGAACGCGGCCAGTCGCGCAAGAGCCTTGTCGAACAGATGCAGGCGGCGATGGACAAGGCGCTGGCCGAGGAATGGGCCAAGCGCCGCTCCGGCATCGCGGTCGACACGATGCGCGATGCGCTGATCCTCGCCTCGGTGGTCGAGAAGGAAACCGGCAAGCCCGAAGAACGCCGGATGGTGGCCGGGCTCTATTCCAACCGGGTCAGGATCGGCATGAAGTTGCAGGCGGACCCGACGATCATCTACCCGATCACCAAGGGCAAGCCGCTGGGCCGCCGCATCCGCCAGTCGGAAATCGCTGCGGTCAACGGCTACAACACCTATACCAAGGTTGGCCTGCCGGAAGGCCCGATCACCAATCCGGGGCGCGACAGCATTGCCGCCGTGCTCAACCCCGAGGCGACCAGCGCGCTCTACATGGTGGCCGACGGCACCGGCGGGCACTGGTTCGCCAGCACGCTGGCCGAACACAACGCCAATGTGGCGAAGTGGTATGCGATCCGTAGAGAGCGTGGGGAAATGTAA
- a CDS encoding MerR family transcriptional regulator: MEQQVGILRAQLARKTGCNLETIRYYEKVGLLPGPPRSSNGYRVYSPELVQRLQFILRARDLGYAMDEIRSLLSLTDTGAQTCAEVMARTELHLEDVRRRIADLQKIAVTLATTLARCTGDDVAECPILEALQFLPHQGN; the protein is encoded by the coding sequence ATGGAGCAACAGGTCGGCATCTTGCGTGCCCAGCTTGCCCGGAAAACAGGCTGCAATCTCGAAACCATCCGCTATTACGAGAAGGTGGGATTGCTGCCGGGGCCGCCTCGCAGTTCCAACGGCTACCGCGTCTATTCGCCGGAACTGGTGCAAAGGTTGCAGTTCATCCTGCGCGCGCGCGACCTTGGCTATGCAATGGATGAGATACGGTCATTGTTGTCGCTCACCGATACCGGTGCACAAACCTGCGCGGAGGTTATGGCGAGAACCGAACTCCACCTTGAAGATGTCCGCCGCCGCATTGCAGATTTGCAGAAGATAGCGGTGACGCTGGCGACCACGTTAGCCAGATGCACTGGAGATGACGTTGCCGAATGTCCCATCCTGGAAGCACTCCAGTTTTTACCCCATCAAGGCAATTGA
- the fabF gene encoding beta-ketoacyl-ACP synthase II, with protein MRRVVVTGLGLVTPLGGDVETTWANLIAGESGAGQITRFDTSDQKCTIACEVKPKDHPWGFDADKRVDHKIQRQVDPFIVYGIDAAGQALEDAGLTDMTQAEKERTGCSIGSGIGGLPGIEIESVNLHERGPGRVSPHFVHGRLINLITGQVQIKYGFMGPNHAVVTACSTGAHSIGDAARMIAMDDADIMLAGGAESTINPLGIAGFAQARALNMSMNDRPTEASRPYDRNRDGFVMGEGAGVVVLEEYERAKARGAKIYAEVTGYGLSGDAYHVTAPHPEGKGAELAMRMALKKAGLGPGDIDYINAHGTSTMADTIELAAIKRVLGEGLSGASMSSTKSAIGHLLGGAGAVEAIFCILAMRDQIVPPTLNLHDPDDGTEGIDLVPLKAKKRQVRAVLNNSFGFGGTNASIIMQKVD; from the coding sequence ATGCGCCGTGTGGTTGTAACCGGGCTTGGCCTTGTCACCCCGCTGGGGGGCGATGTCGAAACGACGTGGGCCAACCTGATCGCGGGCGAGAGCGGGGCGGGGCAGATCACCCGTTTCGACACCTCCGATCAGAAGTGCACCATCGCCTGCGAAGTGAAGCCCAAGGATCACCCCTGGGGCTTCGACGCTGACAAGCGCGTCGATCACAAGATCCAGCGCCAGGTCGATCCCTTCATCGTCTATGGCATCGATGCCGCAGGGCAGGCGCTCGAAGACGCCGGTCTGACCGACATGACCCAGGCCGAGAAGGAGCGCACCGGCTGCTCGATCGGTTCGGGCATCGGCGGGCTGCCGGGCATCGAGATCGAGAGCGTCAACCTCCACGAACGCGGTCCCGGCCGGGTTTCGCCGCACTTCGTGCACGGGCGTCTGATCAACCTCATCACCGGACAGGTGCAGATCAAGTACGGCTTCATGGGCCCGAACCATGCGGTCGTGACGGCGTGCTCTACCGGCGCGCACTCGATCGGTGACGCTGCACGGATGATCGCGATGGACGATGCCGACATCATGCTGGCGGGCGGGGCGGAAAGCACCATCAACCCGCTCGGCATTGCCGGTTTTGCCCAGGCGCGCGCGCTCAACATGAGCATGAACGACCGCCCGACCGAAGCCAGCCGCCCCTATGACCGCAACCGTGACGGCTTCGTCATGGGCGAAGGCGCGGGCGTGGTCGTGCTCGAGGAATACGAGCGCGCCAAGGCGCGCGGCGCGAAGATCTACGCCGAAGTCACCGGCTATGGTCTGTCGGGCGATGCCTATCACGTCACCGCCCCGCACCCCGAAGGCAAGGGCGCGGAACTGGCGATGCGGATGGCGCTGAAGAAGGCTGGCCTCGGCCCGGGCGATATCGATTACATCAACGCCCACGGCACTTCGACCATGGCCGACACCATCGAACTCGCCGCGATCAAGCGGGTGCTGGGCGAAGGGCTGAGCGGGGCGTCGATGTCCTCCACCAAGTCGGCCATCGGCCACCTGCTGGGCGGCGCCGGCGCGGTGGAAGCGATCTTCTGCATCCTCGCGATGCGCGACCAGATCGTCCCGCCGACGCTCAACCTCCACGATCCCGACGATGGCACCGAAGGCATCGACCTTGTGCCGCTCAAGGCGAAGAAGCGGCAGGTGCGCGCGGTGCTGAACAACAGCTTCGGCTTCGGCGGCACCAACGCCTCGATCATCATGCAGAAGGTCGACTGA
- a CDS encoding hydrogen peroxide-inducible genes activator, which translates to MSTYLPTIKQLQYLVALHEHGHFGKAADASFVSQSTLSAGIRELESLLGVTLVERSRRVVRFTALGEQVVAKANRLLREAEELADLVQASGKPLSGELRMSVIPTIAPFLLPRILPRLKRERPELKLMLREETSHDALESLHHGRVDCVLLALPFDTGDAAIAHISDDRLFIAFPKDDPRDPPASIKPEMIDQGRLLLLEDGHCLRDHALAACSRSELRASAAMIGTSLHTLVQLVDNDLGLTMLPEMALKAGILAGTDVVARPVDSPTAKREIVLAWRKNSPREPDFALLAEELRAG; encoded by the coding sequence GTGAGCACCTACCTCCCCACCATCAAGCAGCTGCAATATCTCGTTGCGCTCCACGAGCACGGGCATTTCGGCAAGGCCGCCGATGCCAGCTTCGTGTCGCAATCGACACTGTCGGCGGGCATCCGCGAGCTCGAATCGCTGCTCGGCGTGACGCTGGTCGAACGGTCGCGCCGCGTGGTGCGCTTTACTGCGCTGGGCGAGCAGGTTGTGGCCAAGGCCAACCGCCTGCTGCGCGAGGCAGAGGAATTGGCCGATCTGGTGCAGGCCTCGGGCAAGCCGCTCTCGGGCGAACTGCGGATGAGCGTGATCCCTACCATCGCGCCCTTCCTGCTGCCGCGCATCCTGCCGCGCCTCAAGCGCGAGCGGCCCGAACTGAAGCTGATGCTGCGCGAGGAAACCAGCCACGACGCGCTCGAATCGCTCCACCACGGGCGGGTCGATTGCGTGCTGCTGGCCTTGCCCTTCGACACCGGCGATGCCGCGATCGCGCATATTTCCGACGACCGGCTGTTCATCGCTTTCCCCAAGGACGACCCGCGCGATCCTCCGGCGAGCATCAAGCCCGAGATGATCGATCAGGGACGGCTGCTGCTGCTCGAAGATGGCCATTGCCTGCGCGATCACGCGCTGGCGGCCTGTTCGCGCAGCGAGCTGCGGGCCAGCGCGGCGATGATCGGCACCTCGCTGCATACGCTGGTGCAATTGGTCGACAACGACCTCGGCCTCACCATGCTGCCCGAAATGGCGCTGAAGGCGGGAATCCTCGCCGGCACCGATGTGGTCGCGCGGCCCGTGGACAGCCCCACCGCCAAGCGCGAAATCGTGCTCGCATGGCGCAAGAACTCCCCGCGCGAACCGGATTTCGCGCTGCTGGCAGAGGAACTGCGGGCGGGGTGA
- a CDS encoding 2'-5' RNA ligase family protein, which yields MADPFILTAALPPDLAGFAEGLRRAHYPPERNHLHAHVTLFHSFAPSLLDELSDFIPRIAAEFAAPQGAVKGVMDLGKGTAIALEAPQLLALRAGIAEHFHGSLTAQDLHEPRPHITIQNKVPKDEARALQASLHPVLAPWIAKGWFTFPALELWRYRGGPWERVKTCAFRGHERL from the coding sequence GTGGCCGACCCCTTCATCCTCACCGCAGCCTTGCCGCCCGACCTCGCGGGCTTTGCCGAAGGCCTGCGCCGCGCCCATTATCCGCCCGAGCGCAACCACCTCCACGCCCACGTCACGCTGTTCCATTCGTTCGCGCCTTCGCTGCTGGACGAGCTCAGCGATTTCATCCCCCGCATCGCCGCCGAATTCGCCGCCCCCCAAGGCGCTGTGAAAGGGGTGATGGATCTGGGGAAGGGCACCGCCATCGCGCTTGAGGCGCCGCAGCTGCTCGCCCTGCGAGCCGGGATCGCCGAGCATTTCCACGGCAGCCTGACCGCGCAAGACCTGCACGAACCGCGCCCGCACATCACCATCCAGAACAAGGTCCCGAAGGACGAAGCGCGCGCGCTCCAGGCGAGCCTGCATCCGGTGCTCGCGCCGTGGATCGCCAAGGGGTGGTTCACCTTCCCCGCGCTGGAGCTGTGGCGCTATCGCGGCGGGCCGTGGGAGCGGGTCAAGACCTGCGCTTTCCGCGGGCACGAACGGCTCTGA
- the aspS gene encoding aspartate--tRNA ligase: MHPYRTHTCAQLSSDHVGETVRLSGWIHRKRDHGGVLFIDLRDHYGITQIVADSDSPALPVLEGLRVESVVTIEGEVKARVAETVNANLATGAIEVFARGVTVQSAAEELPMPVADEQPYPEDIRLKYRFLDLRRETLHRNIMTRVAVIADMRQRMNAVGFNEFSTPILTASSPEGARDFLVPSRIHTGKFYALPQAPQQYKQLLMVAGFDRYFQIAPCFRDEDPRADRLPGEFYQLDLEMSFVTQEEVWETMEPVIQGTFAAFAGDKKVTPAGEFPRIPYDEAMLKYGSDKPDLRNPLIISDVSQHFTTSGFGLFEKIVGGGGVVRAIPAPATYEKSRKFFDDMNDWARKEGYAGLGYVTRKGGEFGGPIAKNHGTEGMAALYAELGLGENDGLFFAAGKEADAAKLAGAARIRVGEELGLIDENAFALCWIVDFPFYEWNEDEKKVDFSHNPFSMPQGGIDALNGQDPLTIKAYQYDLVCNGYEIASGSIRNHKPETMVKAFEITGLTQADVEERFGGMYRAFQYGAPPHGGMAAGVDRIVMLLCGVKNLREISLFPMNQRAEDLLMGAPSPAEPRQLRELSLRVVEPPKTGGAGA, from the coding sequence ATGCACCCCTATCGCACGCACACCTGTGCACAGCTTTCTTCGGATCACGTTGGCGAAACCGTCCGCCTGTCGGGCTGGATCCATCGCAAGCGCGACCACGGCGGCGTGCTGTTCATCGATCTGCGCGACCATTACGGCATCACCCAGATTGTCGCGGATAGCGACAGTCCGGCGCTGCCCGTGCTCGAAGGCCTGCGTGTCGAAAGCGTCGTGACCATCGAAGGCGAAGTGAAGGCGCGCGTGGCCGAGACGGTCAACGCCAACCTTGCCACCGGCGCGATCGAGGTCTTTGCGCGCGGCGTTACGGTGCAGAGCGCGGCCGAAGAGCTGCCGATGCCGGTTGCCGATGAGCAGCCGTACCCCGAGGATATCCGCCTCAAGTACCGCTTCCTCGATCTGCGCCGCGAGACGCTGCATCGGAACATCATGACCCGCGTGGCGGTGATCGCCGACATGCGTCAGCGGATGAACGCGGTCGGCTTCAACGAGTTTTCGACCCCGATCCTTACGGCTTCCAGCCCGGAAGGCGCGCGCGACTTCCTCGTGCCGAGCCGCATCCACACCGGCAAGTTCTACGCGCTCCCGCAGGCGCCGCAGCAGTACAAGCAGCTGCTGATGGTCGCCGGCTTCGACCGCTATTTCCAGATCGCGCCGTGCTTCCGCGACGAAGACCCGCGCGCTGACCGCCTGCCGGGCGAATTCTACCAGCTCGATCTCGAAATGAGCTTCGTCACGCAGGAAGAAGTGTGGGAGACGATGGAGCCCGTCATTCAGGGCACCTTCGCGGCCTTCGCGGGCGACAAGAAGGTCACCCCCGCCGGTGAATTCCCGCGCATCCCCTATGACGAGGCTATGCTGAAGTACGGCAGCGACAAGCCCGATCTGCGCAACCCGCTGATCATCAGCGATGTCTCGCAGCACTTCACCACGAGCGGCTTCGGCCTGTTCGAAAAGATCGTCGGCGGAGGCGGTGTCGTCCGCGCGATCCCCGCGCCTGCCACCTACGAGAAGAGCCGCAAGTTCTTCGACGACATGAACGACTGGGCGCGCAAGGAAGGCTATGCCGGCCTCGGCTACGTGACCCGCAAGGGCGGCGAGTTCGGCGGGCCGATCGCCAAGAACCACGGCACCGAAGGCATGGCTGCGCTCTATGCCGAGCTTGGCCTGGGCGAGAACGACGGCCTGTTCTTCGCCGCGGGCAAGGAAGCCGACGCCGCCAAGCTGGCGGGTGCTGCACGCATCCGCGTGGGCGAGGAACTCGGCCTGATCGACGAAAACGCCTTCGCGCTGTGCTGGATCGTCGATTTCCCGTTCTACGAATGGAACGAGGACGAAAAGAAGGTCGATTTCAGCCACAACCCCTTCTCGATGCCGCAGGGCGGGATCGATGCGCTGAACGGGCAGGACCCGCTGACGATCAAGGCCTATCAGTACGATCTCGTCTGCAACGGCTATGAAATCGCCTCGGGCTCGATCCGTAACCACAAGCCCGAAACGATGGTGAAGGCGTTCGAAATCACCGGTCTTACCCAGGCCGATGTGGAAGAGCGCTTCGGGGGCATGTACCGCGCATTCCAGTACGGCGCGCCGCCGCATGGCGGGATGGCCGCGGGCGTGGACCGTATCGTGATGCTGCTGTGCGGCGTGAAGAACCTGCGCGAAATCTCGCTGTTCCCGATGAACCAGCGCGCAGAAGACCTGCTGATGGGAGCGCCGAGCCCGGCCGAACCGCGCCAGCTGCGCGAACTTTCGCTGCGTGTCGTCGAGCCGCCGAAGACCGGCGGCGCGGGGGCCTGA
- a CDS encoding mercuric transporter MerT family protein — protein sequence MVSTPEAGQPALTENHEPKQANWVAAGALIGAGLASACCVVPLLLVMLGISGAWIANLTALEPYKPYVAGVTLALLGYGFWHVYFKPKPPCEDGSYCARPQSAWTTKAVLWLGLAVAILALTIDWWAPWFY from the coding sequence ATGGTCTCAACGCCGGAAGCGGGACAGCCAGCCCTCACCGAAAACCACGAGCCGAAGCAGGCAAACTGGGTTGCGGCGGGCGCATTGATCGGCGCGGGGCTCGCCTCGGCTTGCTGCGTCGTCCCGCTACTGTTGGTTATGCTCGGAATTTCCGGCGCGTGGATCGCCAACCTGACGGCGCTCGAACCTTACAAGCCCTATGTCGCAGGCGTAACGCTCGCGCTGCTCGGCTACGGCTTCTGGCATGTCTATTTCAAGCCGAAACCGCCCTGTGAAGACGGTTCCTACTGCGCTCGTCCACAATCGGCTTGGACCACCAAGGCGGTGCTGTGGCTGGGCCTTGCCGTCGCCATCCTGGCGCTCACCATCGACTGGTGGGCACCCTGGTTCTATTGA
- a CDS encoding heavy-metal-associated domain-containing protein — MAVLAMAGGGVAYAVSGTAQDRPAATATAQKQTTFAIENMTCATCPITVKKAMEGVAGVTAVTVDFAAKTARATYNPRRTNAAAIAAASTNAGYPARAIQN; from the coding sequence ATGGCCGTGCTGGCTATGGCTGGCGGCGGGGTCGCCTATGCAGTTAGTGGCACGGCGCAAGATCGCCCCGCGGCTACCGCAACCGCTCAGAAGCAAACCACCTTTGCCATAGAGAACATGACCTGCGCCACCTGCCCGATCACCGTGAAGAAGGCGATGGAAGGCGTCGCCGGGGTAACGGCGGTCACGGTCGATTTCGCAGCCAAGACCGCGCGCGCAACCTATAACCCGCGCCGCACCAATGCTGCTGCGATTGCCGCTGCATCAACCAACGCGGGTTATCCGGCGCGCGCTATTCAAAACTGA
- a CDS encoding recombinase family protein yields the protein MKGQRIGYVRVSTFDQNVDRQLEGQSLDRTFTDKASGKDVNRPQLEALLTFAREGDTVVVHSMDRLARNLDDLRKLVQGLTKRGIRIEFEKESLSFSGEDSPMANLMLSVMGAFAEFERALIRERQREGIAIARQRGAYRGRKRSLSDEMIADLHRRVAAGERKATIARDMGISRETLYQYLRAAA from the coding sequence GTGAAGGGGCAACGGATCGGCTATGTCCGGGTCAGCACGTTCGATCAGAATGTGGATCGCCAATTGGAAGGTCAGTCGCTCGATCGGACCTTCACCGACAAGGCATCGGGCAAGGACGTCAACCGCCCCCAGCTTGAGGCTCTGCTCACTTTCGCCCGCGAAGGCGATACCGTCGTCGTCCACAGCATGGATCGGTTGGCCCGCAATCTGGATGACCTGCGCAAGCTGGTCCAGGGCCTCACCAAGCGAGGTATCCGGATCGAGTTTGAGAAGGAAAGCCTGTCCTTCTCGGGGGAGGACTCCCCGATGGCCAATCTGATGCTCTCGGTCATGGGTGCGTTTGCTGAGTTCGAGCGCGCCCTGATCCGCGAACGGCAACGCGAAGGCATTGCGATCGCTCGGCAGCGCGGCGCCTATCGGGGGCGGAAACGGTCGCTCTCGGATGAGATGATTGCCGATCTGCACCGCCGCGTTGCCGCCGGTGAACGCAAGGCGACCATCGCGCGCGACATGGGCATCAGCCGCGAAACCCTCTACCAGTACCTTCGCGCCGCTGCCTGA
- the rnd gene encoding ribonuclease D, with translation MKIHELITTTEALSDLCDRLAKSEFVTVDTEFMRENTYWPELCLVQIANSEEAAAIDPMAEGIDLTPLLDLMCNNEDVLKVFHAGGQDVEIIVNLTGKTPHPIFDTQIAMMAISQSEQIGYANLVETWMGLTIDKGARFTDWSRRPLTDRQIEYAIGDVTHLATIFPRILKKLIKTGRGVWLNAEMEKLADPSNYLTDPGVAWKRIRQPGRNPQVLGRMKALAAWRESEAQHKNIPRGRIMRDETLADIASHPPKTQADLAKVRGLSPAWKDNDIGKRLMKVLAEAEPLPKDEMPDKAERGAPLGKEGALVADLLKLLLKIRAREIDVAPRLLTRAEEMEALAAGVRNLPVLDGWRFEVFGKDALDLVEGKLAFAVEKGRLKMTHIDDVLPPAEPEEPEQPDKLAAE, from the coding sequence ATGAAAATACACGAACTGATCACCACCACCGAGGCTCTCTCCGACCTCTGCGACCGCCTTGCGAAGTCCGAATTCGTCACGGTCGACACCGAATTCATGCGCGAGAACACCTATTGGCCCGAACTCTGCCTGGTGCAGATCGCCAATAGCGAGGAAGCCGCCGCGATCGATCCGATGGCGGAAGGCATCGACCTCACCCCGCTGCTCGATCTGATGTGCAACAACGAAGACGTGCTCAAGGTCTTCCACGCCGGCGGGCAGGACGTCGAAATCATCGTCAACCTGACCGGCAAGACTCCGCACCCGATCTTCGACACCCAGATCGCGATGATGGCGATCAGCCAGTCCGAACAGATCGGCTATGCCAACCTGGTCGAAACCTGGATGGGTCTCACCATCGACAAGGGCGCGCGCTTTACCGACTGGAGCCGCCGTCCGCTGACCGACCGCCAGATCGAATATGCGATCGGCGATGTCACCCACCTCGCCACGATCTTCCCGCGCATCCTGAAAAAGCTGATCAAGACCGGGCGCGGCGTGTGGCTCAATGCCGAGATGGAAAAGCTCGCCGATCCGTCGAACTACCTCACCGATCCGGGCGTGGCGTGGAAGCGCATCCGCCAGCCGGGCCGCAATCCGCAGGTGCTCGGCCGGATGAAGGCGCTCGCCGCATGGCGCGAGAGCGAGGCGCAGCACAAGAACATCCCGCGCGGCCGCATCATGCGCGACGAGACTCTGGCCGATATCGCCAGCCACCCGCCCAAGACGCAGGCCGATCTCGCAAAGGTGCGCGGGCTTTCGCCGGCGTGGAAGGACAATGACATTGGCAAGCGCCTGATGAAGGTGCTGGCCGAGGCCGAACCCCTGCCCAAGGACGAAATGCCGGACAAGGCGGAGCGCGGCGCGCCGCTGGGCAAGGAAGGCGCGCTGGTTGCCGATCTGCTCAAGCTGCTGCTCAAGATCCGAGCGCGCGAAATCGACGTCGCCCCGCGCCTGCTGACCCGCGCCGAGGAAATGGAAGCGCTGGCCGCCGGGGTCCGCAACCTTCCGGTGCTTGATGGCTGGCGGTTCGAGGTGTTCGGCAAGGACGCGCTCGATCTGGTCGAAGGCAAGCTCGCCTTCGCGGTCGAGAAGGGGCGGCTCAAAATGACTCACATCGACGATGTGCTGCCCCCGGCTGAACCGGAAGAACCGGAACAGCCCGACAAGCTGGCGGCTGAATGA
- a CDS encoding acyl carrier protein: protein MSDTADRVAKIVVEHLGVEADKVTQDASFIDDLGADSLDIVELVMAFEEEFGVEIPDDAAEKITTVGDATKYIEEHKG, encoded by the coding sequence ATGAGCGATACTGCCGACCGGGTGGCCAAGATTGTCGTCGAGCATCTCGGCGTCGAAGCTGACAAGGTGACCCAGGATGCGAGCTTCATCGACGATCTGGGCGCTGACAGCCTCGACATCGTCGAACTGGTGATGGCGTTCGAAGAGGAATTCGGCGTCGAAATCCCCGACGATGCGGCCGAAAAGATCACCACCGTTGGTGACGCGACCAAGTACATCGAGGAACACAAGGGCTAA